From the genome of Streptomyces sp. JH34:
CCGCCGAGATCCGCACCGCCACCGAGAAGGTCGCGGCCGTCTCCCAGAAGCTGGGCCAGGCGATGTACGCCAACGCCCAGTCCGAGGGTGCGACGCCGGGTGCCGAGGCGCCGGGCGACGGTCAGGCCAAGGCCGACGACGACGTCGTCGACGCCGAGATCGTGGACGACGAGAAGGACACCAAGGGCGGTGCGGCGTGACCGAGGAGACTCCGGGCTTCGACGAGAAGCCTGACGTCCCCTCCGGCGCCAACTCCGACGACGTCGAGCCGAAGGCCGCCACCCCCTCCGAGGAGGAGGAGGCGGCGGCCCCGGCCGGGGACGTACCGCAGACAGCGGCACTGACGGCCCAGCTGGACCAGGTCCGTACCGCGCTCAACGAGCGCACGGGCGACCTCCAGCGGCTCCAGGCCGAGTACCAGAACTACCGTCGCCGCGTCGAGCGCGACCGGGTGATGGTCAAGGAGGTCGCGGCAGCGAATCTCCTGACCGAGCTCCTGCCCGTGCTCGACGACGTCGGCAGGGCCCGGGAGCACGGCGAACTCGTCGGCGGGTTCAAGTCGGTGGCCGAATCCCTGGAGACGGTCGTCGCGAAGCTGGGCCTCCAGCAGTTCGGCAAGGAGGGCGAGCCCTTCGACCCGACGATCCACGAGGCCCTGATGCACTCGTACGCGCCGGACGTCACCGAGACGACCTGCGTGGCGATCCTGCAGCCCGGGTATCGCATCGGGGAGCGCACCATCCGCCCCGCGCGGGTGGCCGTGGCCGAGCCGCAGCCGGGCGCCACGCCCGCGGCGGCGAAGGAAGAGAAGGCAGACGACGAGGAGAGCGGTGGCACCGAAGAGGTCTGACATCGCGTCCGACCACTGCGGTGAACACCGACGGGGCGTGCGGCCGGCCACAGGGCCGGCCGCACGGCCGATCGTCCGGAAGGAGGGACGTCGATGAGCACGAAGGACTTCGTCGAGAAGGACTACTACAAGGTTCTCGGCGTCCCCAAGGACGCCACCGACGCCGAGGTCAAGAAGGCGTACCGGAAGCTCGCCCGCGAGTACCACCCGGACGCCAACAAGGGTGACGCCAAGGCCGAGGAGCGCTTCAAGGAGATCTCCGAGGCGAACGACGTCCTCGGCGACCCCAAGAAGCGCAAGGAGTACGACGAGGCGCGCGCCCTCTTCGGGAGCGGAGGCTTCCGGGCCGGTCCCGGCGGTGCGGGCGGCAACTTCAACTTCGACCTGGGAGACCTCTTCGGGGGCGCCCCGGGTGGTGGCCAGAACGCCGGCGCCGGCGGGTTCGGCGGTGGCGGCGGCGGTGGCCTGGGCGATGTCTTCGGCGGACTGTTCAACCGCGGCGGTGCGGGCACACGGGTCCAGCCGCGGCGTGGCCAGGACATCGAGTCCGAGGTGACGCTCAGCTTCACCGAGGCGGTCGACGGGGCCACGGTCCCGTTGCGGATGTCCAGCCAGGCTCCCTGCAAGGCGTGTTCGGGTACCGGCGACAAGAACGGCACCCCGAGGGTCTGCCCGACGTGCGTCGGCACCGGACAGGTGTCGCGCGGCACCGGCGGAGGCTTCTCACTGACCGATCCCTGCGTCGACTGCAAGGGCCGGGGCCTCATCGCCCAGGACCCCTGCGACGTCTGCAAGGGCAGCGGCCGGGCGAAGTCCGCCCGCACGATGCAGGTCAGGATCCCCGCGGGGGTGGCGGACGGCCAGCGGATCCGGCTGCGTGGCAAGGGCAGCCCGGGGGAGCGCGGCGGACCGGCCGGCGACCTCTACGTCGTCGTCCACGTCGACGCCCACCCGGTGTTCGGGCGCAAGGGCGACAACCTCACCGTCACCGTGCCCGTCACCTTCGCGGAGGCGGCGCTCGGCGGCGAGGTGAAGGTGCCCACGCTCGGCGGTCCCCCGGTCACCCTGAAACTCCCGGCGGGCACGCCCAACGGACGTACGATGCGGGCCCGGGGCAAGGGGGCCGTGCGCAAGGACGGCACCCGCGGCGACCTCCTGGTCACCGTCGAGGTGTCCGTGCCCACGGAGCTCGGCGCGGACGCCCAGGACGCGCTGGAGGCCTACCGGAAGGCGACCGCGGGGGAGGACCCGCGGGCGGAGCTGTTCCAGGCTGCGAAGGGAGCTTGAGATGGACGGCCGTCGACGCAATCCGTACCAGCTGACCGACGAATCGCCGGTCTACGTGATCTCGATCGCGGCCCAGCTCTCGGGCCTGCACCCGCAGACACTGCGCCAGTACGACCGCCTGGGTCTGGTCTCACCCGACCGGACGGCGGGGCGCGGCCGCCGTTACTCGGCCCGTGACATCGAACTGCTGCGCACCGTGCAGCAGTTGTCGCAGGACGAGGGCATCAACCTCGCGGGCATCAAGCGGATCATCGAGCTGGAGAACCAGGTCGCGGCGCTCCAGCAGCGCGTCGCCGAGCTCTCGGCGGCGGTGGACGGCGCGGCCGTGGCCATGCAGCAGCGTGAGGCCCAGGTGCACGCCTCCTACCGGCGTGACCTGGTGCCGTACCAGGACGTGCAGCAGACGAGCGCGCTGGTGGTCTGGCGGCCCAAGAGGGCCAAGGACTGAGCGGCCCGTCAGGGGCCCGTACCGGAGTCTCACGACTCCGGTACGGGCCCCTTCCGCGTGGTCGCGGCGGCGTCCACGATGCCGGACCGCACGATCAGGACCCCGAGATGGGTCCGGCTGGTGGCGCCGAGGGCCTGCGTGAGCCTGGCGATGTGGGAGCGGCACGTGCGGACGCTGATGCCCAGCTTGCGGGCGACCACGTCGTCGACGTGGCCCTCGCTGAGGAGCCGGGCGACGCTCTGCTGCACGGCCGTGACCCGCAACCCCGTCGCGGGCCCGGGAAGCTGCTCCGCGAGCGGGGTGGCCTGCGCCCACAGGACCTCGTAGACCTGGACCAGATAGCGGACGAGCGCGGGGTGGCGGATCTGCAGCGCCGCACTGCGGTCGGTGGTGGCGGGGATGAAGGCCACCGCGCGGTCGAAGATGAGCAGCCGCTCCACGGTCAGCTCGGTGGTGCGCACCTGGAGGGACTCGGCGGGCACTTGACGCAGGTAGTCCCTGACCTGCGTGCTGTAGCGCGCCGGGTGCTGGTAGATGTGACGGAGCCCGGCACCCCGGCCGATGGCGGTCGTGGCGTTGTCCAGGGCCGCCCGCAGGGTGGCCTGGGGCCGGGTGCTTCCCGGCTGCGCCGTCAGGACCTCGTCGGCGGTCCGGGCGGTGGCCTCCTGGATGGCCGTCCGTATCGCCTCGGGCCCCTCCAGCATGGTGATGGCCAGCTGGGGGTCGCCGTTGGCGATGGCGGCCAGGGGCGCGAGCGACCGGGTCAGCCGGAGCGTCTGCTCCACGCGCTCGTCGATCTCGCGTGTGAGCGGCTGCAGGAGGAGGGACAGGGCGGCGGACGGCGGGACCGGGCGCAGCCAGTGCTCGTCCCAGGGGTCGGCCTGGACCAGCGCGCCGGTGGTGAGACACGGTGCGGCGCCGAGCTCCTGACGGGCGATCCCGCCCTGGCGCAGTGCCCGCTCGTACAGTTCGAGTGCGGGAGCGCAGAGTTCTCCGGGTCCGTGACGGTGCGGCGGTTGCGCCGGTTCTGTTCCCATCTGGGAGCCCCCGCTTCGTGCACTGCAACAAGTTGCCGGTG
Proteins encoded in this window:
- a CDS encoding helix-turn-helix transcriptional regulator, which gives rise to MGTEPAQPPHRHGPGELCAPALELYERALRQGGIARQELGAAPCLTTGALVQADPWDEHWLRPVPPSAALSLLLQPLTREIDERVEQTLRLTRSLAPLAAIANGDPQLAITMLEGPEAIRTAIQEATARTADEVLTAQPGSTRPQATLRAALDNATTAIGRGAGLRHIYQHPARYSTQVRDYLRQVPAESLQVRTTELTVERLLIFDRAVAFIPATTDRSAALQIRHPALVRYLVQVYEVLWAQATPLAEQLPGPATGLRVTAVQQSVARLLSEGHVDDVVARKLGISVRTCRSHIARLTQALGATSRTHLGVLIVRSGIVDAAATTRKGPVPES
- the grpE gene encoding nucleotide exchange factor GrpE → MTEETPGFDEKPDVPSGANSDDVEPKAATPSEEEEAAAPAGDVPQTAALTAQLDQVRTALNERTGDLQRLQAEYQNYRRRVERDRVMVKEVAAANLLTELLPVLDDVGRAREHGELVGGFKSVAESLETVVAKLGLQQFGKEGEPFDPTIHEALMHSYAPDVTETTCVAILQPGYRIGERTIRPARVAVAEPQPGATPAAAKEEKADDEESGGTEEV
- a CDS encoding helix-turn-helix domain-containing protein, translated to MDGRRRNPYQLTDESPVYVISIAAQLSGLHPQTLRQYDRLGLVSPDRTAGRGRRYSARDIELLRTVQQLSQDEGINLAGIKRIIELENQVAALQQRVAELSAAVDGAAVAMQQREAQVHASYRRDLVPYQDVQQTSALVVWRPKRAKD
- the dnaJ gene encoding molecular chaperone DnaJ, which codes for MSTKDFVEKDYYKVLGVPKDATDAEVKKAYRKLAREYHPDANKGDAKAEERFKEISEANDVLGDPKKRKEYDEARALFGSGGFRAGPGGAGGNFNFDLGDLFGGAPGGGQNAGAGGFGGGGGGGLGDVFGGLFNRGGAGTRVQPRRGQDIESEVTLSFTEAVDGATVPLRMSSQAPCKACSGTGDKNGTPRVCPTCVGTGQVSRGTGGGFSLTDPCVDCKGRGLIAQDPCDVCKGSGRAKSARTMQVRIPAGVADGQRIRLRGKGSPGERGGPAGDLYVVVHVDAHPVFGRKGDNLTVTVPVTFAEAALGGEVKVPTLGGPPVTLKLPAGTPNGRTMRARGKGAVRKDGTRGDLLVTVEVSVPTELGADAQDALEAYRKATAGEDPRAELFQAAKGA